The segment AGCATTTATCAGAATGTCATCCGACCAACCGTCTGGATATGCATAGAGAATACATAAGTGTTCATTCACGGTGACTGCCGAGTAAACGAAAAAGACTACTAAAAGGACAAGCAACTGCTTTATCATATCAACCGTTTATCGTGCAATTTCTACAGGTATCACTTTCTGCATTTTTCCTCCTCATAGTTTACCATTTTCCTCTTGTTTGTCAAGAACCCACACTGCTCCCCTCTAAATTGGACAAGAAGGGACCTGATTAATGTTACACATTATAGATTTTTTGTCAACAGTTATTTGCAAGCGTGATATTACCAAACAGAAATGTTGATTTTTACGGGAGTCCCGGATGGGGAGAACAGGTTACAGCAAACCGGAAAGAAAAAAAGGGGGCGAAAGCCCCCTTTTTTAATCTTCATCCTGAGGTAGTTCTTCTCCTGGTTCCATGATAATATACGGCAGACACCAGGCACGTGAATAATAAGTCGCAGTGGAATCACCGAACAGGGTTTCCCAGCCCAGGACGTCCACGGCACTGTGGCGGACCGCAGGAGTTGTAACCACTGAGTCATCAGCGATAATCCAGGTGCGCGTGAATGTCGTGGTATTTTCCCGATAAAAAGGTTGACGGATGTGATGTCCGATACCGGGTCTGTGACCTGTACCGTGATGTAGAAACGCCCAGGTGGAATCATTCTGGGCACTGCAGGTCACAGTGACTTCGACTGTATCAGAAGGATAGAAAATGGGCAGTTCATCCTTTTCAAAATAGGTATCAGCGCTATTCACCACAAACTCATAGTTGCGGCTTGCAACCTGCGCCCTGATTTCGGTGATTGTCACCGGATTGTTCGTATTAACGGTATAGATATCAGCAACCGTGAGGCTTGCGATATGCCATTTGTCGTCGTCACCCCGATATAATTTCACCTTTCTGATTACACTATCTGATATGGCACGTTGATAGACCGGGTTCAACGGGTCGTTGACAACAAAGAATCCGTAACCGGGTGGGTTTCCCTGGAAATACGCCGTGACGGTCACGTCGGCGCTGTCTCCATTGACCACGATATCGAATTCGCGTGTCACGGGCCGTTCGATCCACCTCACCCATCTCACCCAACCCAGGGTATCAGCCAGAATCTGGGCGCCGTTGGGTGCCTGGGGGACATTCGTGCTGTCGTCCGCGGTCTGTACCGCACCGTCTGCAACGAACCATGATGATTCAAGCAATGCTTGAATTGTCTCTTCATCGCTCTGTTTGCTGCAGCCTGCAACAAAGAATACGATGAGCATCAAAGGCATTAGTATTCTCAGATATTTCATCTTTCCTCCTTTCGTTTAATTAGACGCCGGCACAGAGCCGGACGGTTTAATGAGAATGGTGGGGAAATATACTTATACATCTTTCCTCCTGCGCCGCGTGAGGCGGGCGGCGAGAATACTCAGTTCAAAGAGCAATAACAGCGGAACCGAGATTATCAGAAGCGTAAAAAAATCACCGGTCGGTGTAATCACCGCGCACAGGATCAGCAGTACTATTATCGCCTCGGCACGGTGTTTTGTAACTGTCTTCACATCAATGATCCCCAGTTTCATCAAGAAGAAAAGGAGAAGGGGTAACTGAAAAAGGAAACCAGAGCCGAGCATACACCAGAAGATGAATCCCAGATATTTACTGATGTTCATCAAGGGCTGGATATAATCTGTACTGAAAGAGAGCAGAAATCTTAAACCGAGGGGAATGAGAATAAAATAACCGAAGAGCAGACCGATGATAAATAGAATTATGCCTGAGCCGAGATATGAAAGGGAGATGGCTCTTTCTTTTTTGGTCAGCCCCGGACCGATGAACGCCCAGGTCTGATACAGGATAAAGGGGAATGAGATGATGACACCCAGAAAGATCGCCACTTTGATCTGTGCCAGAAAGGCTTCAATCGGTGAAAAGAAGTATGCAGATTCAAGAGACGCCTTCTGGATGATGAGGTCGAGGACGTTTCGTGCAAAGATGAAGCCGATTATTGAGCCGAGTCCCACACAGGCGATGACAGACAGTATCCGCCTGCGGAGCTCTTCCAGGTGGTCGATGAAGGTCAGTCTTTTCTCAGTCATTCTCTTTTTGATATAAGGAAAACCTTAATCGCGGTACTCGATGGGTAGAGAATAGATGGCACTGTCTGAGACTGAGATAATGTTCTTTCCGGTGACGAATACATAGTCATATTTTATACGCGGCAGATTGTAGATCACTTTATACAATTCCGTATCAGGTTCGTAATAATAGATACCGGCGAATGTAGCGCAGTACAGTACTTCGTCGTCGCTGTCGATGTCATAGATGTTGAAATAGGGCAGGAGCACCCAGTTGGTGTCTGTGTCTTCTTCTTGTCGGTATTTTATCAACTGGTTGTTTGTGGAGAGAAGATACAGTACGTCCTTTATTTGAACGATCTCTTTGACGCCGAAGTTCAACTCTTTATTCCATTTCTTCTTATCTCTGTCATATCTATAAAAACCGAACTCACCGCCGGCATAGATCTGGCCGTCTGCCGGAAGCACACAATATATCGGATACCCTTCAGGTCCGAATTGCATGGGGTCGTTCGTCCCTTTATATAATTTATACAATCCCGTACTGGTTCCGATATAGAAAGAAGTTTCATCCGCGCTCAAACAGAGTACATCGGTCGTCAAGGTGCTGATGGTGAACGTCATCCCCTTGTCGATTCGTGATATTTCGCCGCCGAGCGTGATGATCAGTTCTTTATTACTCAACAGAATGTTGTTTATTCCCCGAACAAAGCGATGGTAGTGCCATTCATCCGTGCCTGCAGTAAAAAACGATAAACCGAGGTGGGAAACAAAATATACTTTGTCATCAAATTTTTTGACCTGTCTTATATGAAGATCAAGGGGTCCGTAGATGATCCTTTTTTTCTGCCAGGAAATTTTATTATATTTTAAAATACCGTATCCCCTGGTTCCTACATAAATATCCATACCGTCGTCATATAGAGCGGTGATGCGGAATCGGGCGAACGGTGTTTGGGTTTCTTCGGCTTCGTCAAAATAATAATAAGGAGTAAGGTATGGATATTTTTTGATGTCGGCATCGCCGGTTTTTTTATACCATTCAATACCTTCAGGAAAGACCTGGATCAAGCTGGTCACGCCGTTTCTTTTATCGAAAGAAAAATTTTTAACCCCATCCAGATACAGATAATTGCGGCTTACCCCGAGCCTCTCGGCTTGTTCGGGAACCGGATATTCCCGTAAGGTATATGTGGGCATCGTGAGTCGAATGATACTTTTTTCTCCCAGTATCCAGAATTCATTGGAATACCGGTCATAAGCCAAGAGATAGATGTTCTGATCATTGAAATGGAGTGTCTTCTTTAATTTGAGGCTGTATTTTTCGAAGACAAGGAGATTGTTGTCGCTTATCACAAGGAGGGAAAGAGGGGATGCCACGATCGATTTCACCTCACCCAGCGGCGGAATTATGGTATAGTGATCCCACAATACATTTTGGGGAACGATGTCAAGGGAAAAGAGTACACAGCAGAATAACAGATTAATCATTATCTTTGTCTTCGACGAATTCTTTCTGTAATATATAATTAAAGGCACGGGGGATATGTCCGATCAAATCACCGGCTGTCAATGAGTATTCATTATTATTTTCCATCGCCAGGTCCGCACACAGGCCGTGCAGAAACACTCCGAGCAGTGAGGCGTCGAACGGTGTTGCACCCTGTCCGATGAATCCGCTTATCATGCCGACAAGAACATCGCCGGAACCTGCAGAGGCGAGCCCGGAATTTCCAGTGGGATTCACATAGATTTTCCCATCCGGTGAGGCGATCACGGTCGGCGCTCCCTTCAGGATGAGGATGCCGTTAAACTTTTTCGCCAGTTCAGGAGCCAGGTCGATTCGTCGCAGGTTGATTTCCCTGGGCGGCAGGTTGATCAATCGAGAGAGTTCTCCCGGGTGCGGGGTGATGATGAAAGGCGCCCGGAGTTTCTTAAAGAAAGTTATGTCCTGAGCAAGGATGTTCAGGGCGTCTGCATCAATGATCAGGGGTTTTTTCAAGGCGGGCAGGAGTTTAAAGACAAATTCCGCGGTTTCCGGATGGCAGGTGATGCCTGGTCCGACCACCACTACGTCGCTCTTTTCAAGATGAGGTATGAGTGTCTGGAGGGCAGCCGGGCTTATGGTTTCTTTATCTGTCTGTTCAAGCGGTACCTTAACGATCTCCAGAAGTTTTGATTCAAGCGCATCCATAATGCCGATCGGTGCGGCGAGGCGTACAAGGCCGGCGCCTGATTTTATGGCTGAGACCGCAGCCATGGCTGCGGCACCGGAAAATCCCCGGGCACCGGCGATTATCAGGATATTACCAAAGGTGCCTTTGTTGCCTTCAGGCGCTCGAAAGGGCATTAACTGGGAGATCTCTTCAAATTCGATTATTCGGGGAAAACCTTCATCAATAAGTCGATAGGGAATTCCGATGTCGACGATATACAGATCGCCTCCCAGTTCTCTTCCAGGGTACAGATAATTTCCTCGTTTGGGCAGACACATCGTCGCCGTGACGTCTGCCACGACACAGGTTTTTTCAAATTGTCCGTCATCACCGTTGACACCAGAAGGGATGTCGACCGAGAAAACAAAAACATTTGAGTTGTTTATAATGTCAAACAGTTCCGCGTAAAATTTCTTTGGCGCTCCTTTAAAGCCTGTCCCGAACAGGGCATCGATGATTACCATAGGTTGTAAAGAGTTGATGATGCGTTTTATTTTTTTTATCTCTGTTGTTTCATGGATCTTCATTCCCGCTCTTTTGGCTAATCTGTAATTGACAAGGGCGTCGCCTTTTAAAAGGGTTCCTTTTCCCGTGAGAATGATTTCAGGGGATGCCCCGCGGTTCTGAAGATGGCGGGCGATCACAAAACCGTCGCCGCCGTTATTCCCTTTTCCGCAGATAATCAGTACATTCAGGTTTTCCAGTGAATAGTACTCTTCCAGGACATTAACGCAGCCCTGGCCTGCATTCTCCATAAGGACTATACCCGGGATCTTCAGTTTTTTTATCGCCCATTCATCTATCTTTTTCATCTCGGAATTTGTGACTATTCTCATAATTAAATTTTACGAAAAAATTGTTGAAAGTCAAGGGAACGCTTTTCATAAGCGTTCCCTTGATTCAAAAAACATCAGAAGATATGCTGTTTACTTGACGATTATGATCTTCCTTTCGACATTCAGGACGCCGTCGACCTTAAGAAAATAGACGCCGCCGTTCAACTCCGTGACCGGAATATCGATCTTGCTGGCACCGATTTCCATATTCAGTGATTTTACAAGGCTGCCTTTGATGTCGTAGAGTTTTATTTCTGTTTTCTGGGTGATCGGGGCGTTGAAATTCAGAGAAAGCCTGTCTTTGATCGGGTTGGGACTTAATTTGAGCCAGTAAGTTGCTTTAGCTTTGTTTTCAGCGACACTACCCGTGCCGTAAACGACCTGGGCACTATCGAGATCAGGCAGATAGTTTGCACTGTAATGGGTGACCGTGACCCAGGCATAACCCTGGTGCTGGAAGGTGTTGTCCGGTAAGATGAATCGCGCCTGGCCAGAGCCGTTTGAAGTGGCCCGTTCATAAGCAGTGGAATCCTGCATTATTGTGACGAGGGCACCGCTTACCGGTGAACCAGAGTACTGGACCGTAACCGTGAAGGTATCCGGTTTCCCGTCACCGAAGACTGCGATGGTGTCTGATGAATAGCTGATGGTCAAACTTTTTGTGGCATCGGTCCAGAGCGGCATCTCCGGATCTCCGAACAGCGTGTATTCGAACAGACACCAGCGCCACCACCAGGTATTACCCTGAGATGCTTTCTGGTCTTTTGCGGCAGCGAGCACCTCACCGAGATGATAGGCGTTTGTTCCAAAAAGTTTTCTGTAGAACCATACTGAAAGTTCGCCCGAGGGACCGAGTGCACCCTGCGGTGAAGAATAGCCCCAGCCGTATCTGGTGTTCATGATCGTGGCGACCGCTGTTCTTTTGTTGACGTTGACCATTCTTTCGGCAAGGCAATCATAATTTGCTGAACCGCCGGCTTCATCAAGCCCTCCGCAGAAACAACCCATGCTGTTGACAATAGCTGCTTCAGTGGAATCATTCGATTGACTTGCCGGATCGCTGTGATAGTAATAGACACTGCTTCCATAGTTGTAGTATTCACCGTATTCATTTCCATGTCCCACCATGTGGCAGAACTGAAATCCCTGGCTCAGAGAATCCCTGGTGATGTACCGCGACATCAAACCGGAACTCTCGTACAGTTTTGATTTCTGCCAGTCATTGGGAATTGTATCCGCAATGGTGTCATTGATACCGTTGCCGTAGTTTCCCGACCAGAGATTACCTACCGGCAGCAGAATCTTTTCGACATAAGAAGCAGAAGGGCACTTTTCATAAGCGATCACCTTGCTGATGAAATTTTTAATCTGGTTGGTGTCCTTTACCGGCGCTCTTCCGACATAGACATCACTGTACATATCGACTCCGTCGGAGAATTCGCCGTAAATCCCGTTATTGTTACCATCCCATGTGCCGTCGAGATCGGAAAAGTAAAGGTCGCACGGCAGGGTGTCTTCATCAGGGTAATAACCGACATTCGAGGTATAAAAATAGGTGTTTCTTCTGGGCACATATTCTTCACCATGTTCGTAGTCACATTGCCCGGCAAGCAGGAAATAGAGGGCGCCGGAATCGGCCGCATCGCTGATAAAATTCCTTATACGGGCGGCGTTGTCCGCACCGCTGTAGTTGCTGTATATCCACGATGTCGAAACGATTTCAGTGGGCATGCCGCGTCGTGATTTCCATTCTTTGAGCGGTTTAAAGGCATTGACAAAAGCCTGGTTCGTGATGATGATATATTCGCTGTCCCACAGTCCCTTGGATATCGGCGGAGAGAATCTTTCAATATCTTCTTTATTAACGACGAGGGGGGATATTCTTCGTATGGCGGATTCTTTTTGTGTTTCTGTAATCGATTTTACAGGAGCAGAACTGCTGGT is part of the candidate division WOR-3 bacterium genome and harbors:
- the tatC gene encoding twin-arginine translocase subunit TatC, with amino-acid sequence MTEKRLTFIDHLEELRRRILSVIACVGLGSIIGFIFARNVLDLIIQKASLESAYFFSPIEAFLAQIKVAIFLGVIISFPFILYQTWAFIGPGLTKKERAISLSYLGSGIILFIIGLLFGYFILIPLGLRFLLSFSTDYIQPLMNISKYLGFIFWCMLGSGFLFQLPLLLFFLMKLGIIDVKTVTKHRAEAIIVLLILCAVITPTGDFFTLLIISVPLLLLFELSILAARLTRRRRKDV
- a CDS encoding NAD(P)H-hydrate dehydratase is translated as MRIVTNSEMKKIDEWAIKKLKIPGIVLMENAGQGCVNVLEEYYSLENLNVLIICGKGNNGGDGFVIARHLQNRGASPEIILTGKGTLLKGDALVNYRLAKRAGMKIHETTEIKKIKRIINSLQPMVIIDALFGTGFKGAPKKFYAELFDIINNSNVFVFSVDIPSGVNGDDGQFEKTCVVADVTATMCLPKRGNYLYPGRELGGDLYIVDIGIPYRLIDEGFPRIIEFEEISQLMPFRAPEGNKGTFGNILIIAGARGFSGAAAMAAVSAIKSGAGLVRLAAPIGIMDALESKLLEIVKVPLEQTDKETISPAALQTLIPHLEKSDVVVVGPGITCHPETAEFVFKLLPALKKPLIIDADALNILAQDITFFKKLRAPFIITPHPGELSRLINLPPREINLRRIDLAPELAKKFNGILILKGAPTVIASPDGKIYVNPTGNSGLASAGSGDVLVGMISGFIGQGATPFDASLLGVFLHGLCADLAMENNNEYSLTAGDLIGHIPRAFNYILQKEFVEDKDND
- a CDS encoding T9SS type A sorting domain-containing protein, producing the protein MKKILSIGLCCMFPCLIGASVIEHNISLAPEELNISTVGEYDYIIYPGAVYIEEPGHPRLPLLSLCFVIPPDAHIEKVAVVNEEGLYLEGAYKVFPAQEPVPVSFSTGEEFTLPDKEIYSQNELYPDVLVYQESEGNLAGFHLATVSVSPCRYLPATGKLYFSTHMTLRIYYTSSSAPVKSITETQKESAIRRISPLVVNKEDIERFSPPISKGLWDSEYIIITNQAFVNAFKPLKEWKSRRGMPTEIVSTSWIYSNYSGADNAARIRNFISDAADSGALYFLLAGQCDYEHGEEYVPRRNTYFYTSNVGYYPDEDTLPCDLYFSDLDGTWDGNNNGIYGEFSDGVDMYSDVYVGRAPVKDTNQIKNFISKVIAYEKCPSASYVEKILLPVGNLWSGNYGNGINDTIADTIPNDWQKSKLYESSGLMSRYITRDSLSQGFQFCHMVGHGNEYGEYYNYGSSVYYYHSDPASQSNDSTEAAIVNSMGCFCGGLDEAGGSANYDCLAERMVNVNKRTAVATIMNTRYGWGYSSPQGALGPSGELSVWFYRKLFGTNAYHLGEVLAAAKDQKASQGNTWWWRWCLFEYTLFGDPEMPLWTDATKSLTISYSSDTIAVFGDGKPDTFTVTVQYSGSPVSGALVTIMQDSTAYERATSNGSGQARFILPDNTFQHQGYAWVTVTHYSANYLPDLDSAQVVYGTGSVAENKAKATYWLKLSPNPIKDRLSLNFNAPITQKTEIKLYDIKGSLVKSLNMEIGASKIDIPVTELNGGVYFLKVDGVLNVERKIIIVK